In one window of Helianthus annuus cultivar XRQ/B chromosome 17, HanXRQr2.0-SUNRISE, whole genome shotgun sequence DNA:
- the LOC118488796 gene encoding uncharacterized protein LOC118488796, with product MGALKDLARSFSRLTQEEVDLFCLEYGIDKQFNPTAPACDASVDKPIPGFIALYCRHFEWSNLRYPFSFFVLNLLEYYRVSFGQVHPKGMARVLHFEVLCRALGYDPSLLLFRRFFRLAKNGDWFTFENTKVDTCLVSSMVTTLGSWKNTFFWVSESIIPFKMVWRHPDAVLNDPEPSESELNDAFLSAIRGCPSRVRPFPEHLLVLLGVSNIWAKVDRDPVLMRNGLVMSALDFIKSDDTSDVVFEDAPTVPGENVVVRTSEQRFEGSGYVSVANAKGFTKSNVPKPSTRRLSRRLLKAAPQSTSTEPVDLSDDIEASEDQAEVEVEKEKELVVRGKKVRGKKGVATPVQESSSRDVEGLNPEGTYVPTWLVKNDDTFKDAAVCEDALSHLAPPSVREAIAEMDDDTMLSRMVLTTCNLAADREALSVQQKAFREEKEGLKASVGQVTADNQWLIEHGFQQVVTYLLHSKEFNSALGDVYTKLLNLGKHQGLTAGYKLHESGQPLEKSPMFRPEASDVFKASVEQMERLTYPFIHEVCAEVLGSLSKKRSYSGDSDDTLSSLPETSKDAGLETSAVGGEEVVKVKKTKKAKKSKGEGSKPSDN from the exons atgggtgcccttaaggatttagcgaggTCATTTTCTCGGTTGACACAAGAGGAGGTAGACCTGTTTTGCCTTGAATATGGTATCGATAAACAGTTTAATCCGACCGCCCCTGCTTGCGATGCTTCCGTTGACAAACCGATTCCTGGTTTTATTGCTTTGTATTGTCGGCATTTTGAGTGGTctaatcttcgttaccctttttcgttTTTTGTTCTAAATTTGCTTGAATATTATCGAGTGTCTTTTGGGCAAGTACATCCGAAaggaatggctagggttttgcactttgaagtgCTGTGTCGTGCTTTAGGTTATGATCCTTCATTGTTGCTCTTTCGGAGGTTCTTCCGGTTAGCCAaaaatggcgattggtttacttttgagaacacaaaggttgatacttgtctTGTTTCATCCATGGTTACAACCCTTGGATCATGGAAGAATacgtttttctgggtttctgaatccattattcctttcaaaatggtgtggaggcatccggatgctgttctcaacgATCCGGAGCCTTCCGAGTCTGAATTGAATGATGCCtttctttcagccattcgggggtgcccttcgagggttcgcccttttcccgaacatttgttagtgcttttaggggttagtaatatttgggcaAAAGTTGATCGGGATCCGGTGTTGATGAGAAATGGCCTTG ttatgtctgctttggacttcaTCAAGAGTGACGATACGTCCGATGTGGTTTTCGAAGATGCTCCGACTGTTCCGGGTGAAAATGTTGTTGTGAGGACCTCTGAGCAGAGGTTTGAGGGTTCAGGTTATGTCAGTGTTGCAAATGCGAAGGGTTTTACCAAGTCCAATGTTCCCAAGCCTTCAACTCGCCGGTTATCTCGTCGTTTACTGAAAGctgctcctcaatccacttccactgagccagtggatttgaGTGATGATATCGAGGCTTCTGAGGATCAGGCTGAAGTGgaggttgagaaggagaaggAATTAGTTGTGCGTGGTAAGAAGGTTCGAGGGAAGAAGGGTGTTGCTACCCCTGTTCAAGAATCATCGAGCAGagacgttgaagggttgaaccCTGAGGGCACTTATGTGCCTACTTGGTTGGTTAAGAATGATGACACTTTtaaggatgctgctgtttgtgaagatgctcttagtcatcttgctcctccttcCGTTCGTGAAGCTattgctgagatggatgatgacactatgttatctcgcatggttttaactacttgcaaccttgca GCTGACCGAGAGGCCTTATCTGTCCAGCAGaaggcttttcgtgaagaaaaggaGGGGTTGAAGGCTTCCGTTGGTCAGGTGACTGCGGATAATCAGTGGTTGATCGAGCATGGGTTTCAGCAGGTTGTGACTTATCTTTTGCACTCTAAGgaatttaactctgcccttggtgatgtttacacaaaGCTGCTGAACCTGGGGAAGCATCAAGGCCTTACTGCTGGCTATAAACTTCATGAATCTGGGCAACCTTTGGAGAAATCACCCATGTTTCGCCCTGAGGCTTCTGATGTCTTcaaggcttctgttgagcagatggagaggctaacctacccCTTTATTCATGAG gtttgtgctgaggttttgggttccTTGTCAAAGAAGAGGTCTTATTCCGGGGACAGTGATGATACCCTTTCGAGTCTACCTGAAACCTCGAAAGATGCTGGTTTGGAAACCTCTGCAGTTGGTGGTGAAGAAGTTGTGAAGGTGAAGAAGACAAAGAAAGCTAAAAAGTCTAAGGGtgaaggttccaagccttctgataactga
- the LOC110923086 gene encoding protein TIFY 9 — translation MSDSPAVEIDFFRLNEEASSKKLSPRKNIQDVISKINPELLKSAFANNGFVANKLSYASHPHLQTLPVYNQECSRVNTAATATPLTIIYNGVVSVFDVSPNQADNIMKLVDAVNPVSKTSVEPVAVKNENNQTPVIAGGVSKDLPLSRKKSLKRFLEKRKERKESISPYASLH, via the exons ATGTCAGATTCACCAGCAGTTGAAATTGATTTCTTCCGTCTCAACGAAGAAGCATCTTCAAAAAAACTCTCTCCTCGTAAAA ATATCCAAGACGTGATATCTAAAATCAATCCGGAGCTTCTGAAATCAGCATTCGCAAACAACGGTTTCGTTGCTAACAAGTTGTCATATGCATCTCACCCGCACCTTCAAACACTACCGGTTTATAATCAGGAGTGTAGCCGTGTTAACACCGCTGCAACCGCTACTCCTTTGACGATTATTTACAACGGAGTCGTTTCTGTTTTTGATGTTTCTCCTAATCAGGCAGATAACATCATGAAACTTGTTGATGCTGTGAATCCGGTTTCTAAAACCTCTGTTGAACCGGTAGCCGTGAAGAATGAAAACAATCAAACTCCGGTGATCGCCGGAGGAGTCAGCAAAG ATCTACCGTTGTCACGGAAGAAATCGTTGAAGAGGTTTCTAGAGAAGCGTAAAGAAAG GAAAGAGTCCATATCCCCATACGCGTCTTTGCATTAA